Proteins from a single region of Verrucomicrobiota bacterium:
- a CDS encoding SLC13 family permease, with protein sequence MNLLMPSVLATSTSWPFMVLAVGIIFIVVAIAVFRFHAFVALILAAILVGVLAETLPGAADQNHIVAAIELSMTEFGITAGKIAWVIGVAAIIGVCLMESGAADKIVRSLVRVMGEKKAGWAMMFAAFFLSIPVFFDTVFFLIIPLAQALAFRLGKRYLYFVMCVCAGGALTHGLVPPTPGPLVMIETLQLDLGFAMIMGTLLGLPAGAFGVWLASRMDKKLNLSLRESPMVKIADLESIVSKDDSDLPPFVVSILPVVLPVFLIALASIVKAFGSGEVSTLNTTIEVLGNKNLAMAIGTLIAIYLMASQRKINMGHLWKEMEAPIATAGTIILITSAGGAFGAMIRHAGVGEAVQAATEGTGLSLLLLAWLIAAVMKVAQGSGTVSMITTSGIMAAIIGVGGGGEMMVLPYHPVYIFAVIAFGSQVGSWMNDSGFWVVCKLSGFTEGETLKTWSIMLASLGLFGLLEVMIISKIIPLIGG encoded by the coding sequence ATGAATCTTCTTATGCCTTCTGTGTTAGCTACCTCTACTTCCTGGCCATTTATGGTGCTCGCTGTAGGAATTATTTTTATAGTTGTTGCGATCGCTGTGTTTCGTTTCCACGCATTCGTTGCCCTGATTCTTGCCGCTATTCTTGTGGGAGTCCTGGCTGAAACTCTGCCTGGTGCAGCAGATCAGAATCACATCGTGGCAGCTATTGAGCTTTCAATGACTGAGTTTGGTATAACAGCCGGAAAGATTGCCTGGGTTATCGGGGTGGCCGCTATTATAGGTGTTTGTCTAATGGAGAGTGGTGCCGCGGATAAAATAGTCCGAAGTTTGGTGCGTGTTATGGGGGAGAAAAAAGCGGGTTGGGCAATGATGTTTGCGGCCTTCTTTCTTTCGATTCCGGTATTTTTCGACACGGTGTTCTTTCTTATAATACCTTTGGCTCAAGCTTTGGCGTTCCGATTGGGAAAACGATATCTGTATTTTGTGATGTGCGTATGCGCTGGAGGAGCTTTAACCCACGGGCTGGTTCCACCAACCCCTGGACCCCTGGTTATGATCGAAACCCTTCAATTGGATCTTGGATTTGCCATGATCATGGGGACGCTTCTTGGACTGCCGGCGGGAGCCTTTGGGGTTTGGCTGGCGAGTCGAATGGATAAAAAACTCAATCTTAGTTTGCGAGAAAGCCCCATGGTGAAAATCGCTGATTTGGAGAGCATTGTTTCAAAGGATGACTCGGACCTTCCTCCCTTTGTTGTCTCCATTCTTCCAGTTGTCCTTCCGGTGTTTCTCATTGCCCTGGCTTCCATTGTTAAGGCGTTTGGCAGTGGTGAGGTTAGTACCTTAAATACAACGATTGAGGTTCTTGGTAACAAGAATCTGGCAATGGCGATTGGGACCTTGATTGCGATTTATCTGATGGCCTCTCAGAGAAAGATAAATATGGGGCATCTTTGGAAAGAGATGGAAGCCCCCATAGCTACTGCCGGAACTATTATTTTAATCACCTCTGCCGGAGGAGCTTTTGGTGCAATGATCAGGCATGCAGGGGTGGGTGAAGCTGTTCAAGCAGCCACAGAGGGAACTGGACTTTCCCTGCTTTTATTAGCCTGGCTCATTGCTGCTGTGATGAAGGTTGCCCAAGGTTCTGGAACGGTATCAATGATTACAACTTCCGGAATCATGGCTGCGATTATCGGTGTTGGAGGGGGTGGCGAAATGATGGTGCTTCCATACCATCCCGTTTACATTTTTGCTGTAATAGCATTTGGTTCCCAAGTGGGTTCCTGGATGAACGACAGCGGCTTTTGGGTTGTGTGTAAATTGAGTGGGTTCACTGAAGGGGAGACTTTAAAAACCTGGTCCATTATGCTGGCTTCTCTCGGTCTGTTTGGACTCCTTGAAGTTATGATCATTTCAAAAATCATTCCACTAATCGGCGGTTGA
- a CDS encoding dihydroxy-acid dehydratase — protein MSDKELNWKSRELTQSEENLGPHAFYYGLGWQKEDFKKPQIGIGTPLHEINLCNMHSYEIGESVKEGLSEAGMLGYRFGVPSVSDNITQAHSGGNASLPSRNVIASSAEMVTTSHRFDGMIGLHHCDKNGPGFALALMRSNLPGFILSGGTIKPGCLNGKEITIQHVYDEQAAVEVGRSTKEKLLEVVKHACPGAGGCGIAASFNTWGLAMEAIGLMPPYSSSNPAEGDEKRAECKKAGGWMLEILKAGKRPRDIITKAALSNATAMIGASGGSTNGILHLMALAVEAGADFGLRDVQKILRGIPVYCNFAPRGRGTMIDLFKMGGTPMLIKHLIGVGVLDGSVPTMFADSLAEQVADAPAVPPGNDLIAPVGQPFKAFADMQICFGSLAPDGIVFKVSSRLDPEFDGIAICFNDVDSLVKAVTDGRIKPGHVVVLRGMGPVAMGMPEVLVATSALSTPELDGKVAFVSDTRVSGVSHGAIGVHCSPEAAVGGPIAYVRDGDPIFIDLLKGEINWDSRGVMELGGDFKPYSGSQIYLREFANSVAQANNGCVNKSLLSND, from the coding sequence ATGAGTGACAAAGAACTTAACTGGAAGAGTCGCGAGCTCACCCAAAGCGAAGAAAATCTTGGCCCCCACGCCTTTTACTACGGCCTGGGTTGGCAGAAAGAAGATTTCAAAAAACCTCAGATCGGAATTGGCACTCCACTTCATGAAATCAACCTGTGCAACATGCACAGCTACGAGATTGGTGAATCGGTCAAGGAAGGACTATCTGAGGCCGGTATGCTGGGCTACCGCTTTGGAGTTCCCTCTGTTAGTGACAACATCACGCAAGCTCATAGCGGAGGAAATGCTTCTTTGCCATCTCGCAACGTGATCGCCAGCAGTGCCGAAATGGTTACGACCTCTCACCGCTTTGACGGGATGATTGGGTTGCACCATTGCGACAAGAATGGACCAGGTTTTGCCTTGGCACTTATGCGAAGTAACCTTCCTGGATTTATTTTGAGTGGTGGAACTATCAAGCCAGGGTGCCTCAATGGGAAAGAAATCACCATCCAACACGTTTACGATGAACAAGCTGCCGTGGAGGTTGGGAGGTCGACCAAAGAAAAATTGCTTGAAGTGGTCAAACATGCTTGTCCGGGGGCGGGTGGTTGTGGCATTGCAGCTTCGTTTAATACCTGGGGTCTCGCCATGGAAGCCATTGGGTTAATGCCGCCTTACAGTTCTTCCAATCCGGCTGAAGGAGATGAAAAGCGCGCTGAATGCAAAAAAGCCGGAGGATGGATGCTGGAGATTTTAAAAGCTGGAAAGCGCCCGCGTGATATCATTACCAAAGCTGCACTCAGTAATGCCACCGCCATGATTGGTGCCTCCGGTGGATCCACTAATGGGATTCTTCACTTAATGGCTCTGGCCGTTGAAGCTGGAGCAGACTTTGGCCTTCGCGATGTTCAAAAAATTCTCAGAGGAATTCCTGTTTATTGTAATTTTGCGCCTCGTGGTCGCGGAACGATGATCGACTTGTTCAAAATGGGTGGAACGCCTATGCTCATCAAACATCTGATTGGAGTGGGTGTGTTGGACGGTTCGGTTCCGACTATGTTTGCGGACTCCCTGGCTGAACAAGTCGCGGATGCTCCGGCCGTTCCGCCAGGCAACGATCTGATTGCTCCGGTCGGGCAGCCATTTAAAGCGTTTGCGGATATGCAAATCTGTTTTGGCAGTCTTGCTCCCGATGGCATCGTATTCAAGGTTTCAAGTCGTTTGGATCCGGAGTTCGATGGGATTGCTATTTGCTTTAATGATGTCGATTCGTTGGTGAAAGCTGTAACTGATGGTAGGATTAAACCGGGCCATGTGGTTGTTCTTCGTGGCATGGGACCCGTGGCCATGGGGATGCCCGAAGTCCTCGTGGCAACCTCTGCGCTTTCAACACCCGAACTCGACGGCAAAGTAGCCTTCGTTTCAGATACCCGGGTATCAGGAGTTTCCCATGGAGCGATCGGTGTTCATTGTTCGCCTGAAGCGGCTGTTGGCGGTCCGATTGCCTACGTAAGAGACGGAGATCCTATCTTCATCGACTTATTGAAAGGCGAGATCAATTGGGATTCTCGAGGTGTCATGGAACTTGGTGGCGACTTCAAACCCTACTCAGGATCTCAAATATATTTACGGGAATTCGCTAATAGTGTGGCTCAGGCAAATAACGGATGTGTCAACAAGTCTTTGTTATCAAATGACTGA
- a CDS encoding SRPBCC domain-containing protein gives MSDDNTLTVLELRKVVNASRERVFDALTKPELINQWMFGMDEGRADIVGDIQPGGKYQLNMVRPNGEVAYSPHGEYLEIDPPNKISMTWCSEGFIDHSILSFELVSTDTGTEIIIRHELPEFTVADHREGWTTCLNHCERLFPV, from the coding sequence ATGAGCGACGACAACACACTCACTGTCCTCGAGCTTAGAAAAGTCGTTAACGCTTCACGTGAACGCGTATTCGATGCGTTAACCAAACCTGAATTGATCAATCAATGGATGTTTGGTATGGATGAAGGCCGCGCAGATATTGTTGGCGATATTCAACCTGGCGGAAAGTACCAATTGAATATGGTGCGACCCAATGGTGAAGTCGCCTACTCTCCTCACGGAGAATATCTCGAAATCGATCCACCAAACAAAATATCCATGACTTGGTGTTCAGAAGGTTTTATCGACCACAGCATCCTTTCTTTTGAACTTGTTTCTACTGATACTGGAACCGAAATAATCATTCGCCACGAGCTACCCGAGTTCACAGTCGCAGATCATCGAGAAGGCTGGACCACATGCCTCAATCATTGCGAACGGCTTTTCCCTGTATAA
- a CDS encoding SRPBCC domain-containing protein, which translates to MDTSQSLSLLEIRKTLAADPQTVFNALSKPELLNQWMYAMDEGSARTEVDLQVGGKYSVAMINQAGETVATPYGKFIEIDPPHKLSMTWITDGFVDYSLLTFELKEVDGGTELTLRHELPETTVEDHRGGWTNCLQHLNSIL; encoded by the coding sequence ATGGATACATCACAATCGCTCTCCCTGTTAGAGATTCGCAAAACACTAGCTGCCGATCCTCAAACTGTCTTCAACGCACTCTCTAAACCAGAGCTTCTTAATCAATGGATGTATGCCATGGATGAAGGATCCGCCCGAACCGAAGTAGACCTGCAAGTCGGAGGTAAGTATTCCGTCGCAATGATAAACCAGGCCGGTGAAACCGTTGCCACACCCTACGGTAAATTTATCGAAATTGATCCTCCCCACAAACTATCAATGACCTGGATCACAGACGGATTCGTAGATTATAGCCTGTTAACCTTTGAACTAAAGGAAGTAGATGGAGGAACGGAATTAACCTTACGACATGAGTTGCCTGAAACCACCGTGGAAGATCACCGCGGCGGATGGACCAATTGTCTGCAACATTTAAACTCAATTCTTTAG
- a CDS encoding metalloregulator ArsR/SmtB family transcription factor, translating into MSLTAIAFTPSFNLMVNNEEQLNRVFHALADPTRRRILAKIASSDATVGELAEPFSISAPAVSKHLKTLEGALLINRVKKGKIHRFQLNTQPLQNAQVTINQLTTFWLQRLTNLENLLNSNQK; encoded by the coding sequence TTGTCATTGACAGCCATTGCTTTCACGCCTTCATTTAACCTCATGGTTAACAATGAAGAGCAATTAAACCGAGTGTTCCATGCGCTGGCTGATCCAACTCGACGAAGGATACTCGCCAAAATCGCCAGCAGCGACGCAACCGTCGGTGAACTTGCGGAGCCATTCTCAATTTCGGCACCGGCAGTATCCAAACACCTTAAAACTTTGGAAGGTGCCCTTTTAATCAATCGGGTCAAGAAAGGCAAAATCCATCGTTTTCAGTTAAACACACAGCCCCTGCAAAACGCTCAGGTGACTATTAACCAGCTTACCACCTTTTGGCTCCAACGCCTGACCAATCTCGAGAACTTATTAAATTCAAATCAAAAATAA